A window of the Podospora bellae-mahoneyi strain CBS 112042 chromosome 6, whole genome shotgun sequence genome harbors these coding sequences:
- a CDS encoding hypothetical protein (EggNog:ENOG503PDKN; COG:S) has protein sequence MLTKALLPALILAATAAAGPAHVVHRRALEIISAREELAGEEGPAVEESPAEPAPTPTPKPILSRDGLCWNSILDLEWSISQLEYESSVVTVSGKEPDAWAYLSFTLSNTATTYTADCTAASNTDSDIGFFDGEQEYLCSVGEGAPEGSQVAFRFNKEAGSLAIQEVIPCSEGDISGTFITRGTTQVTFSCSEAVSENEDFTNTEVNCEPIDASLWPYQVVGLNED, from the exons ATGTTGACCAAAGCTCTGCTTCCTGCCCTTATCTTGGCAgccacggctgctgctggaccGGCCCATGTTGTTCATCGCCGTGCCCTCGAGATCATCTCGGCCCGCGAAGAACttgctggagaggagggccctgcggtggaggagagccCCGCAGAACCAGCTCCAACTCCCACCCCAAAGCCAATTCTCTCTAGAGATGGACTGTGTTGGAATTCCATCCTTGACCTTGAATGGTCCATCTCGCAGCTTGAATACGAATCGTCTGTCGTCACAGTTTCCGGCAAAGAACCCGATGCATGGGCCTAtctctccttcaccttgaGCAACACCGCCACCACATACACCGCCGATTGCACCGCGGCCAGCAATACTGATTCTGATATCGGTTTCTTTGACGGCGAGCAAGAGTACCTGTGTTCTGTGGGTGAAGGCGCCCCAGAAGGATCTCAAGTTGCCTTCAGGTTCAATAAAGAAGCCGGTTCGCTGGCAATCCAGGAGGTTATCCCTTGCAGCGAAGGAGATATTTC TGGGACGTTTATCACCCGGGGAACAACTCAAGTAACCTTCTCCTGCTCGGAGGCTGTCAGCGAGAATGAGGACTTCACCAACACCGAAGTCAACTGCGAGCCTATAGATGCATCACTGTGGCCTTACCAGGTGGTAGGGTTAAACGAGGATTGA
- a CDS encoding hypothetical protein (MEROPS:MER0003037; EggNog:ENOG503NV31; COG:O), with translation MVSLTDLFLVSLLVPTSLGSALPPRIDTIDQRGGRVTLKQVRNPRGHKAFNPARATYRTFLKYGVPAPDYIKKAVAHIDEEQEEAFARIKRDTGSAAAIPINEVDIAYVTPVTIGTPPQTLMLDLDTGSSDLWVFSSLTPSNQVRGQEIYSPTKSSTSKLLSGHTWSIRYGDGSGSRGTVYTDNFTIGGLEVKSQAVQAALEVSSSFTQEQSLDGLVGLGFSALNTVRPSSQLTFFDNARPNLDEEVFTADLKYHATGSYDFGFIDSKKYAGNITYTAVQQSPGYWTHSLSGYSVGSGAFHASQISGISDTGTTLLYLPTAIVTAYYRQVQGAQNSQYYGGYVFPCSSTLPTFTFGIEGARFTIPASYINYTRISPTSTTCYGGLQSSSGLGINIFGDVALKAAFVVFSGTNPPRIGFAIKPLAS, from the exons ATGGTGTCTCTTACTGATCTCTTTCTCGTTTCCCTTTTGGTGCCAACCAGCCTTGGCTCTGCCCTGCCACCTCGGATCGATACGATTGACCAAAGGGGTGGACGGGTCACCTTGAAGCAAGTGCGCAATCCGCGTGGCCACAAAGCTTTCAACCCGGCCAGGGCAACATACAGAACCTTTCTCAAATACGGTGTCCCAGCTCCTGATTacatcaagaaggcagtCGCCCATATCGACGAGGAACAAGAGGAGGCTTTTGCAAGGATAAAACGCGACACGGGCTCGGCGGCTGCCATACCCATCAACGAGGTAGACATTGCCTATGTCACCCCCGTCACCATCGGAACGCCCCCACAGACGCTCATGCTCGACTTGGACACTGGATCCTCGGATCTGTGGGTTTTCAGTAGCTTGACACCAAGCAACCAGGTCAGGGGCCAAGAGATTTACAGTCCCACCAAGTCGAGCACATCCAAGCTCCTCAGTGGCCACACATGGAGTATTAGATATGGAGATGGGTCCGGTTCTCGTGGCACTGTATACACGGACAACTTCACCATTGGCGGGCTTGAAGTGAAGAGCCAAGCTGTCCAAGCAGCCTTGGAggtctcctccagcttcaccCAGGAGCAAAGTCTCGACGGGCTTGTCGGTCTGGGCTTTTCGGCCCTCAACACTGTACGGCCAAGTAGCCAGTTGACCTTTTTCGACAACGCGCGACCAAAtcttgatgaggaggttttTACAGCCGATCTCAAGTATCACGCCA CCGGCAGTTACGACTTTGGTTTCATTGACAGCAAGAAATACGCCGGAAACATCACCTACACGGCTGTTCAACAGTCGCCCGGGTACTGGACTCACTCACTGTCTGGGTATTCTGTTGGATCCGGGGCGTTTCACGCATCGCAAATCAGCGGAATCAGTGACACCGGTACTACATTGCTGTACCTCCCTACAGCTATCGTAACGGCATACTACCGCCAAGTCCAAGGAGCACAAAACTCCCAATACTACGGCGGGTACGTCTTCCCTTGttccagcaccctccccacatTCACTTTTGGCATTGAAGGTGCCAGGTTCACCATTCCTGCTTCATACATCAACTACACACGCATTTCCCCGACTTCCACGACGTGCTATGGCGGCTTACAGAGCAGCTCGGGTTTGGGGATCAATATCTTCGGCGATGTCGCGCTGAAAGCTGCGTTTGTGGTATTCAGTGGGACGAACCCGCCCAGAATTGGATTTGCTATCAAGCCATTGGCATCTTGA